In Neomonachus schauinslandi chromosome 6, ASM220157v2, whole genome shotgun sequence, a genomic segment contains:
- the GBF1 gene encoding Golgi-specific brefeldin A-resistance guanine nucleotide exchange factor 1 isoform X1 yields the protein MVDKNIYIIQGEINIVVGAIKRNARWSTHTPLDEERDPLLHSFTHLKEVLNNITELSEIEPNVFLRPFLEVIRSEDTTGPITGLALTSVNKFLSYALIDPTHEGTAEGMENMADAVTHARFVGTDPASDEVVLMKILQVLRTLLLTPAGAHLTNESVCEIMQSCFRICFEMRLSELLRKSAEHTLVDMVQLLFTRLPQFKEEPKNYMGTNMKKISPCLLNKLELSSGEQTKALNQLERVLLFKNLKLKMRAGGMSDSSKWKKQKRSPRPLRHVTKVTSGSELPTPNGTTLSSNPTGGMPFIDVPTPISSASSEAASAVVSPSTDSGLEFSSQTTSKEDLTDLEQPGSPGYSTATEPGSSELGVPEQPDPQEGIHVEKAQSASVESIPEVLEECTSPADHSDSASVHDMDYVNPRGVRFTQSSQKEGTALVPCGLPCIRELFRFLISLTNPHDRHNSEVMIHMGLHLLTVALESAPVAQCQTLLGLIKDEMCRHLLQLLSVERLNLYAASLRVCFLLFESMREHLKFQLEMYIKKLMEIITVENPKMPYEMKEMALEAIVQLWHIPSFVTELYINYDCDYYCSNLFEDLTKLLSKNAFPVSGQLYTTHLLSLDALLTVIDSTEAHCQAKVLNNLTQQEKKEAARPGSEAVDGSRESSNTERTASDGKPVGIAPDIPGLHLPGGGRLPAEHGKPGCSDLEEASDSGADKKFTRKPPRFSCLLPDPRELIEIKNKKKLLITGTEQFNQKPKKGIQFLQEKGLLTIPMDNIEVAQWLRENPRLDKKMIGEFVSDRKNIDLLESFVSTFSFQGLRLDEALRLYLEAFRLPGEAPVIQRLLEAFTEHWRNCNGSPFANSDACFALAYAVIMLNTDQHNHNVRKQNAPMTLEEFRKNLKGVNGGKDFEQDILEDMYHAIKNEEIVMPEEQTGLVRENYVWNVLLHRGATPEGIFLRVPAGSYDLDLFTMTWGPTIAALSYVFDKSLEETIIQKAISGFRKCAMISAHYGLSDVFDNLIISLCKFTALSSESIENLPSVFGSNPKAHIAAKTVFHLAHRHGDILREGWKNIMEAMLQLFRAQLLPKAMVEVEDFVDPNGKISLQREETPSNRGESTVLSFVSWLTLSGTEQSSVRGPSTENQEAKRAALDCIKQCDPEKMITESKFLQLESLQELMKALVSVTPDEETYDEEDAAFCLEVLLRIVLENRDRVGCVWQTVRDHLYHLCVQAQDFCFLVERAVVGLLRLAIRLLRREEISGQVLLSLRILLLMKPSVLSRVSHQVAYGLHELLKTNAANIHSGDDWATLFTLLECIGSGVKPPAALQSTARADGPDAGAQSDSELPSYHQNDVSLDRGYTSDSEVYADHCRPGKIHRSATDADVVNSGWLVVGKDDIDNSKPGPGPSRLGPSPLVNQYSLTVGLDLGPHDTKSLLKCVESLSFIVRDAAHITPDNFELCVKTLRIFVEASLNGGCKSQEKRGKSHKYDSKGNRFKKKSKEGSVLRRPRTSSQHATRGGHSDDDEDEGVPASYHTVSLQLLDLMHTLHTRAASIYSSWAEEQRHLETGGRKIEADSRSLWAHCWCPLLQGIACLCCDARRQVRMQALTYLQRALLVHDLQKLDALEWESCFNKVLFPLLTKLLENISPADVGGMEETRMRASTLLSKVFLQHLSPLLSLSTFAALWLTILDFMDKYMHAGSSDLLSEAIPESLKNMLLVMDTAEIFHNADARGGSPSALWEITWERIDCFLPHLRDELFKQTVIQDPMPMEPHAQKSLASAHMTPAAGDTRTPGHPPPPEMPSELGACDFEKPESPRPANSGSPGSPVASSPSRLSPTPDGPPSLAQPPLILQPLASPLQVGVPPMTLPIILNPALIEATSPVPLLATPRSTDPMPTSEVN from the exons ATCCCACTCATGAGGGCACAGCAGAGGGCATGGAGAACATGGCAGATGCTGTCACCCACGCCCGTTTTGTGGGCACAGATCCTGCCAGCGATGAGGTTGTCCTGATGAAAATCCTTCAG GTGCTGCGGACTCTCTTGCTGACCCCAGCGGGTGCCCACCTAACCAATGAATCTGTATGTGAAATTATGCAGTCTTGCTTCCGGATCTGCTTCGAAATGAGGCTCAGTG AGTTATTGAGAAAATCCGCAGAGCACACTCTCGTAGACATGGTGCAGCTGCTCTTCACAAG GTTACCTCAGTTTAAAGAAGAACCCAAGAACTATATGGGGACCAACATGAAGAAG ATTTCTCCATGTCTCCTCAACAAACTGGAGCTAAGTAGTGGGGAGCAGACCAAAGCCCTGAACCAGTTAGAGAGGGTACTACTCTTTAAGAACCTCaag CTGAAAATGAGAGCAGGAGGCATGAGTGATTCATCCAAgtggaagaaacagaagagatCCCCCCGGCCCCTGCGCCATGTGACCAAAGTCACATCAGGTTCAGAGCTGCCCACCCCCAATGGAACTACCTTATCCTCTAACCCCACAG GGGGCATGCCCTTCATTGATGTGCCCACTCCCATCTCCTCTGCAAGTTCAGAAGCTGCCTCAGCGGTGGTCAGCCCCTCTACAGACAGTGGCCTGGAGTTCTCCTCCCAGACCACCTCCAAGGAGGACCTTACTGACCTGGAACAACCTGGCTCTCCAGGGTATAGCACAGCTACAGAGCCTGGCAGCAGTGAGCTAGGGGTTCCTGAGCAGCCTGACCCCCAG GAAGGGATCCATGTGGAAAAGGCCCAGTCAGCATCCGTGGAATCCATCCCTGAAGTGTTAGAGGAGTGCACGTCCCCTGCTGACCACTCTGACTCTGCCTCTGTCCATGACATGGATTACGTCAATCCCCGGGGTGTGCGCTTTACACAGTCCTCCCAGAAGGAAG GTACAGCTTTGGTCCCCTGTGGTCTTCCCTGCATCCGTGAGCTCTTCcgcttcctcatctccctgaccAATCCACACGACCGCCACAATTCAGAGGTTATGATCCACATGGGACTGCATTTGCTGACAGTGGCTCTTGAATCAGCCCCTGTAGCCCAGTGCCAAACCCTCCTGGGCCTCATCAAGGATGAGATGTGCCGCCACTTACTCCAG CTACTCAGTGTAGAGCGACTCAACCTTTATGCTGCTTCCCTGCGGGTATGCTTCCTGCTGTTTGAAAGCATGAGGGAGCACCTCAAGTTCCAATTGGAG ATGTACATCAAAAAGCTCATGGAGATCATCACTGTGGAGAACCCCAAAATGCCTTATGAGATGAAGGAGATGGCACTGGAGGCCATTGTGCAGCTCTGGCACATCCCCAGTTTTGTCACTGAACTCTATATCAACTATGATTGTGACTACTACTGTTCCAACCTCTTTGAAGACCTCACCAAGCTGCTGTCCAAG AATGCCTTCCCTGTGTCTGGTCAGCTCTATACAACACACCTCCTGTCTCTTGATGCCCTGTTGACAGTGATTGACAGCACTGAGGCCCATTGCCAGGCCAAAGTCCTCAACAATCTtacccagcaagagaagaaagaagcagcCAGACCTGGCTCTGAGGCAGTAGATGGCTCCCGAGAATCCAGCAATA CTGAAAGAACAGCCAGTGATGGGAAACCTGTAGGCATAGCCCCAGACATCCCAGGCCTACATCTGCCAGGTGGAGGGCGGCTGCCAGCAGAACATGGGAAGCCAGGATGCAGTGATCTGGAGGAAGCTTCTGACTCTGGGG CTGACAAAAAGTTTACCCGGAAGCCACCTCGATTTTCCTGTCTCCTGCCAGATCCACGGGAActgattgaaattaaaaacaaaaagaag CTGCTAATCACTGGCACAGAGCAGTTCAACCAGAAACCAAAGAAGGGGATCCAGTTTCTGCAGGAGAAAGGCCTCCTCACCATCCCAATGGACAACATAGAGGTAGCCCAGTGGCTCCGAGAGAACCCTCGGCTGGACAAGAAAATGATTGGAGAGTTTGTGAGTGACCGCAAAAACATTGACCTGTTGGAGAGCTTTGTGAG cACCTTCAGCTTTCAGGGCCTACGGCTGGATGAAGCTCTTCGCCTCTACCTGGAAGCCTTTCGCTTACCTGGGGAAGCACCAGTCATCCAGAGGTTGCTGGAGGCATTCACTGAGCATTGGAGA AATTGTAATGGCTCCCCATTTGCCAATAGCGATGCCTGCTTTGCCCTGGCCTATGCTGTCATCATGCTTAATACTGACCAGCACAACCACAACGTTCGCAAACAGAATGCACCCATGACTCTAGAG GAGTTTCGCAAAAACCTAAAAGGTGTGAATGGAGGCAAGGACTTTGAGCAAGACATCCTGGAGGACATGTACCATGCCATCAA GAATGAGGAAATTGTGATGCCTGAAGAGCAGACAGGCTTGGTTCGGGAGAACTATGTGTGGAATGTGCTGCTTCATCGAGGTGCCACCCCAGAGGGCATATTCCTTCGTGTGCCTGCTGGCAGCTATGATCTTGACCTCTTCACCATGACATGGGGCCCCACTATTGCTGCCCTTTCTTATGTCTTTGACAAAAGCCTTGAGGAGACCATCATCCAGAAAGCCATCTCAGGCTTCAG GAAGTGCGCCATGATCTCCGCCCACTATGGCCTCAGCGATGTGTTTGACAATCTCATCATATCTCTGTGCAAATTCACAGCTCTTAGCAGTGAG TCTATTGAGAACCTTCCCAGTGTGTTTGGAAGCAACCCCAAAGCCCACATTGCAGCCAAGACAGTATTCCATTTGGCCCATCGTCATGGTGACATCCTGCGGGAGGGCTGGAAGAATATCATGGAGGCCATGCTACAGCTCTTCCGAGCCCAGCTGCTGCCCAAAGCTATGGTGGAG GTAGAAGATTTTGTGGATCCCAATGGCAAGATCTCTCTACAGAGGGAGGAGACACCATCAAATCG AGGAGAGTCGACAGTACTAAGCTTTGTGAGCTGGCTGACACTAAGTGGTACTGAGCAGTCTAGTGTGCGGGGCCCATCCACTGAGAACCAAGAGGCCAAAAGAGCGGCCTTGGACTGTATCAAG CAATGTGATCCAGAAAAGATGATCACAGAAAGCAAGTTCCTTCAGCTGGAGTCACTGCAGGAGCTCATGAAG GCTCTGGTCTCAGTGACACCAGATGAAGAGACATACGATGAGGAGGATGCTGCTTTCTGCCTAGAGGTGCTGCTGAGGATTGTGCTGGAGAACAG GGACCGTGTGGGTTGTGTGTGGCAGACTGTCCGAGACCATCTATATCACCTGTGTGTCCAGGCACAGGATTTCTGCTTCCTTGTAGAGCGGGCAGTGGTGGGGCTGCTGCGCTTGGCCATTCGACTACTCCGAAGAGAAGAGATCAGTGGCCAG gtgCTGCTCTCCCTACGCATTTTGCTGCTAATGAAGCCCAGCGTGCTGTCCCGAGTCAGTCACCAGGTAGCCTATGGGCTCCATGAACTCCTTAAGACCAACGCAGCCAACATCCACTCAGGTGATGACTGGGCCACCCTCTTCACACTGCTGGAATGCATTGGCTCAGGTGTAAAGCCTCCAGCTGCCCTGCAGTCCACAGCCAGGGCTGATGGACCTGATGCTG GGGCCCAATCAGACAGCGAACTCCCATCCTACCATCAGAATGATGTGAGCCTGGACCGAGGATACACTTCTGATTCAGAGGTCTACGCTGACCATTGCAGGCCTGGCAAGATCCACCGATCAGCCACAGACGCTGATGTGGTCAACAGCGGCTGGTTAGTG GTGGGGAAGGATGACATCGATAACTCCAAGCCAGGTCCTGGGCCCAGCCGGCTAGGCCCTTCACCCCTGGTCAATCAGTACAGCCTAACAGTGGGGCTGGACCTCGGGCCACACGATACTAAGTCCCTGCTTAAATGTGTAGAATCTCTGTCCTTCATCGTGCGTGATGCTGCCCACATTACACCTGACAACTTTGAGCTCTGCGTCAAGACTCTCCGCATCTTTGTGGAGGCCAGTCTGAATGGCG GGTGCAAGTCCCAGGAAAAACGTGGCAAGAGTCACAAATATGATAGCAAAGGAAACCGCTTCAAGAAGAAATCCAAGGAAGGCTCAGTGCTTCGGCGGCCTCGAACCTCCAGCCAACATGCCACTCGGGGTGGGCATAGTGACGATGATGAGGATGAAGGTGTGCCGGCCAGCTACCATACGGTGTCTTTACAG TTGTTAGACCTGATGCACACCCTGCACACTCGAGCGGCCTCGATCTACAGCTCTTGGGCGGAGGAGCAGCGCCATCTAGAGACAGGTGGCCGGAAGATCGAAGCTGATTCCCGCAGCCTCTGGGCCCACTGCTGGTGCCCGTTACTCCAGG GCATCGCCTGCCTGTGCTGCGACGCCCGGCGCCAGGTCCGGATGCAGGCACTGACCTATCTACAGCGAGCACTGCTGGTACATGATCTGCAGAAGCTAGATGCCCTGGAGTGGGAGTCCTGTTTTAACAAG GTGCTGTTTCCTCTACTGACCAAGCTCTTGGAGAATATCAGCCCTGCAGATGTGGGTGGGATGGAGGAGACTCGAATGAGGGCTTCCACACTGCTGTCTAAG GTCTTCCTGCAGCACCTGTCTCCACTGCTGTCACTCTCTACCTTTGCGGCCCTCTGGCTGACCATTCTGGACTTCATGGACAAGTATATGCACGCAGGCTCCAGTGACTTACTG TCAGAGGCCATCCCTGAGTCTCTGAAGAACATGCTTCTGGTGATGGACACAGCAGAGATTTTCCACAATGCAGATGCCCGAGGAGGCAGCCCCTCAGCCCTCTGGGAGATCACCTGGGAGCGCATTGACTGTTTTCTGCCCCACCTACGAGATGAGCTCTTCAAGCAGACTGTCATCCAGG ACCCCATGCCCATGGAGCCACATGCCCAAAAATCTCTGGCCTCAGCCCACATGACTCCTGCTGCTGGGGACACAAGGACACCTGGCCATCCACCTCCCCCAGAGATGCCTTCTGAGCTGGGGGCCTGTG ACTTTGAGAAGCCTGAGAGCCCTCGACCTGCCAACAGCGGCTCCCCTGGATCACCAGTGGCGTCTAGCCCCAGCAGACTGAGCCCCACTCCAGATGGGCCTCCTTCCCTGGCTCAGCCCCCACTAATCCTACAGCCCTTGGCCTCCCCACTGCAGGTGGGCGTACCACCCATGACTCTGCCCATCATCCTCAACCCTGCTCTCATTGAGGCCACCTCACCAGTGCCCCTCCTGGCCACACCCCGCTCCACAGACCCCATGCCCACCTCCGAGGTCAACTAA
- the GBF1 gene encoding Golgi-specific brefeldin A-resistance guanine nucleotide exchange factor 1 isoform X2, producing MVDKNIYIIQGEINIVVGAIKRNARWSTHTPLDEERDPLLHSFTHLKEVLNNITELSEIEPNVFLRPFLEVIRSEDTTGPITGLALTSVNKFLSYALIDPTHEGTAEGMENMADAVTHARFVGTDPASDEVVLMKILQVLRTLLLTPAGAHLTNESVCEIMQSCFRICFEMRLSELLRKSAEHTLVDMVQLLFTRLPQFKEEPKNYMGTNMKKLKMRAGGMSDSSKWKKQKRSPRPLRHVTKVTSGSELPTPNGTTLSSNPTGGMPFIDVPTPISSASSEAASAVVSPSTDSGLEFSSQTTSKEDLTDLEQPGSPGYSTATEPGSSELGVPEQPDPQQEGIHVEKAQSASVESIPEVLEECTSPADHSDSASVHDMDYVNPRGVRFTQSSQKEGTALVPCGLPCIRELFRFLISLTNPHDRHNSEVMIHMGLHLLTVALESAPVAQCQTLLGLIKDEMCRHLLQLLSVERLNLYAASLRVCFLLFESMREHLKFQLEMYIKKLMEIITVENPKMPYEMKEMALEAIVQLWHIPSFVTELYINYDCDYYCSNLFEDLTKLLSKNAFPVSGQLYTTHLLSLDALLTVIDSTEAHCQAKVLNNLTQQEKKEAARPGSEAVDGSRESSNTERTASDGKPVGIAPDIPGLHLPGGGRLPAEHGKPGCSDLEEASDSGADKKFTRKPPRFSCLLPDPRELIEIKNKKKLLITGTEQFNQKPKKGIQFLQEKGLLTIPMDNIEVAQWLRENPRLDKKMIGEFVSDRKNIDLLESFVSTFSFQGLRLDEALRLYLEAFRLPGEAPVIQRLLEAFTEHWRNCNGSPFANSDACFALAYAVIMLNTDQHNHNVRKQNAPMTLEEFRKNLKGVNGGKDFEQDILEDMYHAIKNEEIVMPEEQTGLVRENYVWNVLLHRGATPEGIFLRVPAGSYDLDLFTMTWGPTIAALSYVFDKSLEETIIQKAISGFRKCAMISAHYGLSDVFDNLIISLCKFTALSSESIENLPSVFGSNPKAHIAAKTVFHLAHRHGDILREGWKNIMEAMLQLFRAQLLPKAMVEVEDFVDPNGKISLQREETPSNRGESTVLSFVSWLTLSGTEQSSVRGPSTENQEAKRAALDCIKQCDPEKMITESKFLQLESLQELMKALVSVTPDEETYDEEDAAFCLEVLLRIVLENRDRVGCVWQTVRDHLYHLCVQAQDFCFLVERAVVGLLRLAIRLLRREEISGQVLLSLRILLLMKPSVLSRVSHQVAYGLHELLKTNAANIHSGDDWATLFTLLECIGSGVKPPAALQSTARADGPDAGAQSDSELPSYHQNDVSLDRGYTSDSEVYADHCRPGKIHRSATDADVVNSGWLVVGKDDIDNSKPGPGPSRLGPSPLVNQYSLTVGLDLGPHDTKSLLKCVESLSFIVRDAAHITPDNFELCVKTLRIFVEASLNGGCKSQEKRGKSHKYDSKGNRFKKKSKEGSVLRRPRTSSQHATRGGHSDDDEDEGVPASYHTVSLQVSQDLLDLMHTLHTRAASIYSSWAEEQRHLETGGRKIEADSRSLWAHCWCPLLQGIACLCCDARRQVRMQALTYLQRALLVHDLQKLDALEWESCFNKVLFPLLTKLLENISPADVGGMEETRMRASTLLSKVFLQHLSPLLSLSTFAALWLTILDFMDKYMHAGSSDLLSEAIPESLKNMLLVMDTAEIFHNADARGGSPSALWEITWERIDCFLPHLRDELFKQTVIQDPMPMEPHAQKSLASAHMTPAAGDTRTPGHPPPPEMPSELGACDFEKPESPRPANSGSPGSPVASSPSRLSPTPDGPPSLAQPPLILQPLASPLQVGVPPMTLPIILNPALIEATSPVPLLATPRSTDPMPTSEVN from the exons ATCCCACTCATGAGGGCACAGCAGAGGGCATGGAGAACATGGCAGATGCTGTCACCCACGCCCGTTTTGTGGGCACAGATCCTGCCAGCGATGAGGTTGTCCTGATGAAAATCCTTCAG GTGCTGCGGACTCTCTTGCTGACCCCAGCGGGTGCCCACCTAACCAATGAATCTGTATGTGAAATTATGCAGTCTTGCTTCCGGATCTGCTTCGAAATGAGGCTCAGTG AGTTATTGAGAAAATCCGCAGAGCACACTCTCGTAGACATGGTGCAGCTGCTCTTCACAAG GTTACCTCAGTTTAAAGAAGAACCCAAGAACTATATGGGGACCAACATGAAGAAG CTGAAAATGAGAGCAGGAGGCATGAGTGATTCATCCAAgtggaagaaacagaagagatCCCCCCGGCCCCTGCGCCATGTGACCAAAGTCACATCAGGTTCAGAGCTGCCCACCCCCAATGGAACTACCTTATCCTCTAACCCCACAG GGGGCATGCCCTTCATTGATGTGCCCACTCCCATCTCCTCTGCAAGTTCAGAAGCTGCCTCAGCGGTGGTCAGCCCCTCTACAGACAGTGGCCTGGAGTTCTCCTCCCAGACCACCTCCAAGGAGGACCTTACTGACCTGGAACAACCTGGCTCTCCAGGGTATAGCACAGCTACAGAGCCTGGCAGCAGTGAGCTAGGGGTTCCTGAGCAGCCTGACCCCCAG CAGGAAGGGATCCATGTGGAAAAGGCCCAGTCAGCATCCGTGGAATCCATCCCTGAAGTGTTAGAGGAGTGCACGTCCCCTGCTGACCACTCTGACTCTGCCTCTGTCCATGACATGGATTACGTCAATCCCCGGGGTGTGCGCTTTACACAGTCCTCCCAGAAGGAAG GTACAGCTTTGGTCCCCTGTGGTCTTCCCTGCATCCGTGAGCTCTTCcgcttcctcatctccctgaccAATCCACACGACCGCCACAATTCAGAGGTTATGATCCACATGGGACTGCATTTGCTGACAGTGGCTCTTGAATCAGCCCCTGTAGCCCAGTGCCAAACCCTCCTGGGCCTCATCAAGGATGAGATGTGCCGCCACTTACTCCAG CTACTCAGTGTAGAGCGACTCAACCTTTATGCTGCTTCCCTGCGGGTATGCTTCCTGCTGTTTGAAAGCATGAGGGAGCACCTCAAGTTCCAATTGGAG ATGTACATCAAAAAGCTCATGGAGATCATCACTGTGGAGAACCCCAAAATGCCTTATGAGATGAAGGAGATGGCACTGGAGGCCATTGTGCAGCTCTGGCACATCCCCAGTTTTGTCACTGAACTCTATATCAACTATGATTGTGACTACTACTGTTCCAACCTCTTTGAAGACCTCACCAAGCTGCTGTCCAAG AATGCCTTCCCTGTGTCTGGTCAGCTCTATACAACACACCTCCTGTCTCTTGATGCCCTGTTGACAGTGATTGACAGCACTGAGGCCCATTGCCAGGCCAAAGTCCTCAACAATCTtacccagcaagagaagaaagaagcagcCAGACCTGGCTCTGAGGCAGTAGATGGCTCCCGAGAATCCAGCAATA CTGAAAGAACAGCCAGTGATGGGAAACCTGTAGGCATAGCCCCAGACATCCCAGGCCTACATCTGCCAGGTGGAGGGCGGCTGCCAGCAGAACATGGGAAGCCAGGATGCAGTGATCTGGAGGAAGCTTCTGACTCTGGGG CTGACAAAAAGTTTACCCGGAAGCCACCTCGATTTTCCTGTCTCCTGCCAGATCCACGGGAActgattgaaattaaaaacaaaaagaag CTGCTAATCACTGGCACAGAGCAGTTCAACCAGAAACCAAAGAAGGGGATCCAGTTTCTGCAGGAGAAAGGCCTCCTCACCATCCCAATGGACAACATAGAGGTAGCCCAGTGGCTCCGAGAGAACCCTCGGCTGGACAAGAAAATGATTGGAGAGTTTGTGAGTGACCGCAAAAACATTGACCTGTTGGAGAGCTTTGTGAG cACCTTCAGCTTTCAGGGCCTACGGCTGGATGAAGCTCTTCGCCTCTACCTGGAAGCCTTTCGCTTACCTGGGGAAGCACCAGTCATCCAGAGGTTGCTGGAGGCATTCACTGAGCATTGGAGA AATTGTAATGGCTCCCCATTTGCCAATAGCGATGCCTGCTTTGCCCTGGCCTATGCTGTCATCATGCTTAATACTGACCAGCACAACCACAACGTTCGCAAACAGAATGCACCCATGACTCTAGAG GAGTTTCGCAAAAACCTAAAAGGTGTGAATGGAGGCAAGGACTTTGAGCAAGACATCCTGGAGGACATGTACCATGCCATCAA GAATGAGGAAATTGTGATGCCTGAAGAGCAGACAGGCTTGGTTCGGGAGAACTATGTGTGGAATGTGCTGCTTCATCGAGGTGCCACCCCAGAGGGCATATTCCTTCGTGTGCCTGCTGGCAGCTATGATCTTGACCTCTTCACCATGACATGGGGCCCCACTATTGCTGCCCTTTCTTATGTCTTTGACAAAAGCCTTGAGGAGACCATCATCCAGAAAGCCATCTCAGGCTTCAG GAAGTGCGCCATGATCTCCGCCCACTATGGCCTCAGCGATGTGTTTGACAATCTCATCATATCTCTGTGCAAATTCACAGCTCTTAGCAGTGAG TCTATTGAGAACCTTCCCAGTGTGTTTGGAAGCAACCCCAAAGCCCACATTGCAGCCAAGACAGTATTCCATTTGGCCCATCGTCATGGTGACATCCTGCGGGAGGGCTGGAAGAATATCATGGAGGCCATGCTACAGCTCTTCCGAGCCCAGCTGCTGCCCAAAGCTATGGTGGAG GTAGAAGATTTTGTGGATCCCAATGGCAAGATCTCTCTACAGAGGGAGGAGACACCATCAAATCG AGGAGAGTCGACAGTACTAAGCTTTGTGAGCTGGCTGACACTAAGTGGTACTGAGCAGTCTAGTGTGCGGGGCCCATCCACTGAGAACCAAGAGGCCAAAAGAGCGGCCTTGGACTGTATCAAG CAATGTGATCCAGAAAAGATGATCACAGAAAGCAAGTTCCTTCAGCTGGAGTCACTGCAGGAGCTCATGAAG GCTCTGGTCTCAGTGACACCAGATGAAGAGACATACGATGAGGAGGATGCTGCTTTCTGCCTAGAGGTGCTGCTGAGGATTGTGCTGGAGAACAG GGACCGTGTGGGTTGTGTGTGGCAGACTGTCCGAGACCATCTATATCACCTGTGTGTCCAGGCACAGGATTTCTGCTTCCTTGTAGAGCGGGCAGTGGTGGGGCTGCTGCGCTTGGCCATTCGACTACTCCGAAGAGAAGAGATCAGTGGCCAG gtgCTGCTCTCCCTACGCATTTTGCTGCTAATGAAGCCCAGCGTGCTGTCCCGAGTCAGTCACCAGGTAGCCTATGGGCTCCATGAACTCCTTAAGACCAACGCAGCCAACATCCACTCAGGTGATGACTGGGCCACCCTCTTCACACTGCTGGAATGCATTGGCTCAGGTGTAAAGCCTCCAGCTGCCCTGCAGTCCACAGCCAGGGCTGATGGACCTGATGCTG GGGCCCAATCAGACAGCGAACTCCCATCCTACCATCAGAATGATGTGAGCCTGGACCGAGGATACACTTCTGATTCAGAGGTCTACGCTGACCATTGCAGGCCTGGCAAGATCCACCGATCAGCCACAGACGCTGATGTGGTCAACAGCGGCTGGTTAGTG GTGGGGAAGGATGACATCGATAACTCCAAGCCAGGTCCTGGGCCCAGCCGGCTAGGCCCTTCACCCCTGGTCAATCAGTACAGCCTAACAGTGGGGCTGGACCTCGGGCCACACGATACTAAGTCCCTGCTTAAATGTGTAGAATCTCTGTCCTTCATCGTGCGTGATGCTGCCCACATTACACCTGACAACTTTGAGCTCTGCGTCAAGACTCTCCGCATCTTTGTGGAGGCCAGTCTGAATGGCG GGTGCAAGTCCCAGGAAAAACGTGGCAAGAGTCACAAATATGATAGCAAAGGAAACCGCTTCAAGAAGAAATCCAAGGAAGGCTCAGTGCTTCGGCGGCCTCGAACCTCCAGCCAACATGCCACTCGGGGTGGGCATAGTGACGATGATGAGGATGAAGGTGTGCCGGCCAGCTACCATACGGTGTCTTTACAGGTCAGTCAGGAC TTGTTAGACCTGATGCACACCCTGCACACTCGAGCGGCCTCGATCTACAGCTCTTGGGCGGAGGAGCAGCGCCATCTAGAGACAGGTGGCCGGAAGATCGAAGCTGATTCCCGCAGCCTCTGGGCCCACTGCTGGTGCCCGTTACTCCAGG GCATCGCCTGCCTGTGCTGCGACGCCCGGCGCCAGGTCCGGATGCAGGCACTGACCTATCTACAGCGAGCACTGCTGGTACATGATCTGCAGAAGCTAGATGCCCTGGAGTGGGAGTCCTGTTTTAACAAG GTGCTGTTTCCTCTACTGACCAAGCTCTTGGAGAATATCAGCCCTGCAGATGTGGGTGGGATGGAGGAGACTCGAATGAGGGCTTCCACACTGCTGTCTAAG GTCTTCCTGCAGCACCTGTCTCCACTGCTGTCACTCTCTACCTTTGCGGCCCTCTGGCTGACCATTCTGGACTTCATGGACAAGTATATGCACGCAGGCTCCAGTGACTTACTG TCAGAGGCCATCCCTGAGTCTCTGAAGAACATGCTTCTGGTGATGGACACAGCAGAGATTTTCCACAATGCAGATGCCCGAGGAGGCAGCCCCTCAGCCCTCTGGGAGATCACCTGGGAGCGCATTGACTGTTTTCTGCCCCACCTACGAGATGAGCTCTTCAAGCAGACTGTCATCCAGG ACCCCATGCCCATGGAGCCACATGCCCAAAAATCTCTGGCCTCAGCCCACATGACTCCTGCTGCTGGGGACACAAGGACACCTGGCCATCCACCTCCCCCAGAGATGCCTTCTGAGCTGGGGGCCTGTG ACTTTGAGAAGCCTGAGAGCCCTCGACCTGCCAACAGCGGCTCCCCTGGATCACCAGTGGCGTCTAGCCCCAGCAGACTGAGCCCCACTCCAGATGGGCCTCCTTCCCTGGCTCAGCCCCCACTAATCCTACAGCCCTTGGCCTCCCCACTGCAGGTGGGCGTACCACCCATGACTCTGCCCATCATCCTCAACCCTGCTCTCATTGAGGCCACCTCACCAGTGCCCCTCCTGGCCACACCCCGCTCCACAGACCCCATGCCCACCTCCGAGGTCAACTAA